The following nucleotide sequence is from Coffea eugenioides isolate CCC68of chromosome 3, Ceug_1.0, whole genome shotgun sequence.
CAAAGGATGTCCTATCATGTAGTGTTCTGAGAGTTATCAGAGCAATCATTTACTGAGAAAGCTCCCTCCTTTTACAAGCTTTTGGTTAATATCTTCCTATGAATGTGCGAATACTGTCATAATTTTTTTAGGGCTCATTTTCTTTAAGCCAATATGTCATCTTTGTGATGCATATTATTCCTCATTCTGTTCCGTCTTTTAGGTACATGTTACCGATGGGATAAAGTATGTTAGGGAGATTGCAAATTCTGAGTTGGCTAATTTAGCGACATCCAATCATTGTCTTGTTGAGGGAAAATCCTCTGTTTCAAGTGGAAGTTGCACTGTACCCCTTGCAGAATGCACAAGTCTGAGAAAAACTGATTTACTTATTGTGGATGTGGACTCTTCTGACTCTAGGTGATTGTGGCTAAATTTTGATACTTTGATACATGAATGATACTGTCATCATTTTGTTTGGTACATCCTTTCACATTCTCTTAATTTACAGCTCTGGTTTGACCTGCCCTGCTGCAGACTTCATTGAAGAGTCTTTTCTTTTGACTGCCAAAAGTTCTCTTTCTGAGCAAGGTCTGTTTGTGATTAATTTGGTTTCAAGATCGTCCACTATCAAAGATTTGGTTTTCTCAAGAATGAAATTGGTATGAACTTAACAGCTTTGCTTTTCATCAAGCATCCATGGTATACATATTTAGTGCCTGTTTGATGGTGATGCTTTCACTGAAAAGTACTTTTAAGCCCTTTGAAGGTGTTTGGTGATTATCATCCCATAACtttgtaatttgaaatttggaTGTCAACCATACTTTTGTTAATAAGGTTGAGCCATTAGACGTCATTGGCTACAAATAAGGTATCTAGGCTCTACAACAGCACTCACCTTCTCTGCTGGCTGGAGTACCTATAGTGGGTACTTATGGGGCTCCAAACACATTGGCAATACCCTCACTGAGGTACATGCCTAGCACATGGCTCAAGCAACAAAAAGAACACTTTCTAAAACTGCGAAACAGCTGGCAACAAAGCATAACAAACCAACTACAAATTCTGAGGTCTAGCATGCTCCTGCATCATATGTTCAATTATTGTTATTGTAGTGTTTTACATTTCAATAATGAGTTTTTGATTGTGATGGATTCTTATGAGCATGATGGATGATGACACATCCTAAAGTCTAAATATTTCAATACAAATTGTTTTGGTGAAGACTTGGGTTACCCAAACTTTTTGGTGGAGTGGTGTTGGATAGGTTAGTAGACCTCTTTGCCAGGAATGGGTAAGGAAGTATGGCAGCTGATAGATGGTCTTCCAGTGGGACGGGTGGAGATTTTTAAGGGACTTTTGTACCCAAGTCCGGGTAACATACAGCATGAGTACGGAGTACGGGTGATGGTGGAAGCCTGCACAGTCTGGAGGTGGTTGGGCAAAATTACTGATGCTTTTTTGAACACAGCttttagattttattttttggtcAAACATGTTGGCATTTCTATTATCTTTAGAACAGAacatgaattttgttttttgtgTACCTAACACATAACACTTAATACAAGTCATTCAATTAAATGGCCCTTGGATATTTAGTTTCATTCAATAATTGTGTTGGAAAAACTCTGGATGACATGAATTTTGGAATGAGAGGCAGTCTGAGTGCAATTTGTTTTCAGAGTTTTATGTGATGAAGTTAACCTCATATAAGTGGAAGAAAATCTCTACTGAATAGTAAGACCACAAGAGTGAAGTATGGCTGAAATGAAAATATTAGTTATGTTAGTTAGTGGTTTGTTTCTTGTCTGAGTCCTATTGAATTGTGCTTGCTgtacaattatatatatattttttatgttaCTAGTTGAACCTAAGAGAGATGCTTTATGAAAAATATGTGTTGGCAaacgtttctattttaattaaacgtttctattttaattagCAAAACGATCTGCATCCTATTCTTTGCCTTTTTATCAGCATGCCAACTGATTTCTGTTTTGTGTTCATCCCCTTCAGGTGTTCACCCACCTCTTCTACCTTCAACTTGAGGAAGATGTCAATATAGTTATTTTTGCTCTTAATACAGAGGCTGGCTTTGAGGATGATTGTTTTCATCAAGCTCCCGACAAACTTTCCAGATTATTGAAGCTAGAACAAGGGTTGCGAGACCAGATCTTAGATGATGCTAGAAAAATAAAGCGTTTGAGGTGACTGGAAGTAGATATATCGGCTACTGCAGCGCAAAAGTATTCTATACAATTCAAATCAGTGCATTTGTGATTCTCATTGgctattttcccaaggaaataTGAGCTCAATCTGTCACAACCCCAATTGGCTTTGGCTGCTGTAGCTACACAAGCAAAACAAGTTTCATGGTGGTCCTCCCAGCTCTCAGCTTTGCTTAGACTGCTTTTCTTCAAGCAAATCAACGTTAAATGTGCTGTTATGTCATGAGGGCGACAAAGGGTGCCAAATTGATTTACATTAGGCTGTATCTGCTTGTAATCACAAAGTTATAGctgcctttttcttttaaagAGCACATTTTCCCGCTATACACAGCTGTATGATTGTTAATTCTTGAAGACAGAGATGTCAAATGGCCTCTAGGGCTGGCTGGATACTTCCATTGGTTTCTTATTAAATTGTAATAGGCATGATAAAATACCTGGTGGTTTGTCTAAATTTACATTatcctcttctttctttcatcaGCACAGTTGATATCCTCTTCCTGAAGTGCGAGCCATTTGTGGTGATTCATCAGCCCAAACATCTCATTGCCCGACTCTCCTACAACAGATCAGAATCAAGCAAAACAGGTTCATTTGTCACTCTATAATTTCCAATGATGTGATGAAGATTGTTATGACTGATGATGGTGTATATAACTTTGCATTGATTACTAGTTGTTTGCTTTGAAGTTAGTCTGACTGTTGGAAATTAATCCGTTTTTAGCAAGAATGAAGTATGCACAAAAGCACAATTAGTAATTTTCTCTTAAGCATCAAGAAAATCATCAAGTACTTGGTGGAAGTAGTTTAACAGCGGAAGTAGAGCGTAAGTTGGAGGGCTCGAAGCAAAATTTAGCATTCGTCTTTGAATTGTTGGTTTGCTGTGGTTGAGGTTTAATTATGTAAGAAATCATCACTACTTATCATTAAACTCTAAAAATGAGTGTCAGAATTGTCAAGCCTTCTTGGGCTTGGTGGTGCGGGAGGTCAAGGGTTCGAATCTTGCCTCTCACAAAATTTGTCACAATATGTGACGGTCTTCATTGACCAGCTTCGATGGAGTTTCTACTCAGATAGAGCCCATCGCTTCAAATGAGCCCATCGCTTCAAATGCTTTGACTCAAAAGGTGGGATGAAGGCGCGAAATAAACACGGCTTCAAATGTCCTAATAATGGCATCATCTGTTAATGGCATGAAGCTGTGCCTTCGCATGCCCTACTAAAAGGCGTGAAACATATGTTCGCGACAAAAACGTATAGGCTGTTACTGTTAAATTAAATGCGTGCCTTCAAATGCACAAAACTGCGCCTTTTCTGACCTGCCTATAGAAGGCGTGAAGGTAGTGCATTGTCCTTGTTCCAAATTCAGCCAAAAAAACCTAACATTAACCTCTCAAAGATGGGCCCTGTGCTTTAGGAGGAGATAAAACACATATAAAGTTTGATATCCTCAGTATAGCTTTCAGTCAATGTTAGGTGCAATCAGATGGATATTATGTCCTCTACTTCCTTTGGAAGACGGTACTATCGGTATTACGTAACTGATTACTTATTTCTAGCTAAACATGCCTTAAGTCGAAAGTTAAAATcaagttcattttctttggcCCACTACAGAAAATTATAGGTCACTCATTTTGACCTGCATTTGTCAAATGACCTCTTAAATTTGTGGTCATTGTTTTAGAGATAGTCTTCAGGTATATATCAATTCCTAATCCTAGTATAAGTGGTCCTGCATTTCccatgctctttttttttttttttttttaatttctagcAGGGGAGAGGTTGGATTTAAGAAGTGAGGGAGGGAGGAGGGGGATTTGAACCTAGGGCATCTAAGTCCTAAGACGTCAAATTTAACTAATAGATCAAGGTCTCATTGGTGCACCGGTGGGTATCGAATCCAACAAAGTAAAAATACGTACTCAACAAAAATATAAGTTTGTGAATAATGGTGAGCAAGGTCGTATCTATAGGGATTGGTGAATTTATTTCCTTTGCAATTTCAAGAATTAAAATAAGGGATTCTGGAGAAATTAAACCAcgcaataaatataaaagaaattaataatGAAAAATTAAGTAAAACTAAATCAATGAAAACAAACCTTTTAGTCAAAGGATTAATCTTGGTTTTTGGTTCAAtcaattgatcatcgatgcaaaaaCCAATTTATATATTCACAAATCAATTGGTTATGGTCATCAACATTCCCTGCCTTTTCTTATTTTCTCGGTAATTAAAACAAACTCTTTAATTACTTCTCTTGTCAATAGACAACTCTAAATAAACTCTTAGAATTTAATATATCGACAACATACACCAATACTAACTAACAAACTCACAAGTTTGGTTCATTTAGATTAGATTATACACTCTCTTGACACGACCTCAGTTATGTTAGTCGCcacaaatattaaaattatcaaacaattacggatatGACGTTTTAATTGGCAGTAGATTATCTAGTTAATTAAATATCGAGCCCTTCATATCTAGTCAAGCAACATAACCATCAACAATTAATTCAAGAAGTATACAAATACTCATGAATATATAAAACAGGAAAAACAAATTAGATTTCACAATTATTGCTGAACTAAAAAGCCTTGATTATCTAGAAAAACACCTTAGCCACTCCTCCTGGAGAAAGTCaccaagaaaaattaaaaatagagTTTGTTTTCTTGAGAGAAAAATAATatagaagaagaaaagttgaagtGTCGAGAGATATTGATCTCTCCTTATTCACCTATATTTATTCTATTCTAATTGTCTCTCAGATGATTTactcaaaagaagaaatatctCTTGTCAAGTACCAAACAAAGAAATATCTCAGATGGTTGTTGAATGAGTATTAATATATCAGAAATAAAGCACATGTCCAAACTCCCAAAGGCGAAAAGTCGATGATTCAAATAGACAGCAGAATTAATTGTGGCCTTCACAAGATAAAACAATTTCACAAGTTTGGCCAGCACGCCTAGGATGGGTCCTTTCTTAACAAGTCTTCCAGAATCCCTTTTCTGAGCTTCTTTCAATCATGACCCCCTAAATTTAGCACCAAAGACAAATTATGGGAAGAATCAATAAAATAACACAATAAGTTGACAAAATTACAACAGGAATTTCACAAATAAAAGATCTATTAAATTCACTATCATCCACTGTCAATgcattggaaaaaaaatgtttgCTCATATTATTTAAGATTATTTGGATAAAATCGATCGTTTTTGGTTAAATTTAATGGTAAAATGTCCCGTTATGCTTTGTCTAAATCCTTGCCAAAATTTTGAACAATTATATTCAAGGTATGTTAATGTTCAGGGTTCAAAAATTACAGTCCGTGTTACTTGAGTAACATAAGATGTTCCACGGACATCCATTAAGCATTCGATAACACACTTAAAATTCACCTAACCTACCATGTACATATacacatactaataattattactcTCTTTcgtatttatatacttttcatATTTAATCTTACCTACCATTTTTTATATTTAGTTACTTTCCTTAATTAATCTTACCTTTCCAATGCAATTAATATTAAGAAAACATATAAAGATGGGCAGTTTAAAGGAACAGTTCAATTCAACACAGATACACAAAAGTACCAAAAATCAAGCAGCTGAATTTAAACTAGATCCcaattaataattggaccaattaTTCAAACATTATTAATTCCATTAAATGCTCTGCTAACACCTGTATAGTCTCATTATCAGGACGTGTATATTGTTAAATGGAACAACATTATTGTTTCTAGCATTAAATGCTCCACCAACACCAGTGAAACTGTAGAAATGTGATTTGTGGCATATAAACCATAGTACCGAGTTTTAATTAAGTAGTTAATTTtcccaattaaataattaaacaacCAACCAGAATAATTAGCATTAGCAACAACAAATATGTCTTTTATTTGTTCGATTTTTAGCATCGTAGTCTCATGTCATTACAGCATAAAACAACTAATACAACTTAAGGGAATGAACGGTTGTCAGAACATGTCAATTAACAATCTAAATGAGTTAGAAATTATATTTAAACGTATAAATACTTTagtgaaaataaattttcagATAACTATATTATATGAAACACGCGTTATAGATTCTTAgtcacaaaaaagaaaaagtcaaaactataaatatttatttctcaTAACTACCCTTCAATCAAAATGATACAAGTGTTTTCTTTACATTCaaggataaaagaaaaaaaaattcaaataatcatTTCATAATTCTACTATGAATTCACAATCTTGTTTTCATACTCTATTAGACTACACTAGGGGCTTGTTCTCACAGTTGATTATTTTAGCCGATTATAGATTTTGATTATGAATAATGAGTATTTGAGATATTTTCGTTTGCCTTTGTATTTAGATTATAGAtttttttataacaaaaaaaaatctaaaattcatAATCACCCAAACAGTAGCTTTTGCTGATtctcattattattttttataatcaCTTTTCGtaatcagattttgtaaaatgtaAAGCAAATGAGAACAAGGCTATTAATCAGATTTTGTAGACCAAGACTATTAAAAACACAACTcactaaaaaaataattaatgttCACATGTTGTTAATGTTAGTTTACAACCTGTGACTTTTATTGTACATTGCCGGTTGGCGGCGGTTACCCCTCTCCTCCAAATCAAAGTTACCGGTTGAGAGCACGTGGAGTCAGTCAACTAGGCACGTGTCGTATGTTAAAAGAGAGAGTTTCAATGTCAAATGTAACCGGTGGCGCCAGTCTACCGGTCTCCCTCAAGCACCCAACTCTTTACTCCTCTTCTGAGCTGGTCTTTGTTGGCACTGGAACTAAATCAGGACAAAAGCTTTTCACTGAGCCATCATCCCAACTGAAATTCAGTGAAAAAAAGCTCTGTTTTTTCTTGTGGGTTCTGCTCAAATCAGCCTAAATTTCTTGATTGAAGGCTTCGAAGGGTgaattttggaaaatggctGTGAGTTTTACTCTACTACTATCTTTCTTGATCTATATCTTGTGTTTCATAATAATGtgaattcaaatgatttttttccttttttcttttgtgggTTTTTCTATGAGTAGTTTATGGAACAATATTATTTTTGTTGCGGGTtagattttgttgtttaatGTGGATTGGGAAGTGAATCCTGTGTTATTTGAGTTGGATTGGCTACGTGATAGTGATCATTTTTGTGGGATTTTTCTGTAGCAGATATATCATTAAGGAAATTGTGGATTCAATGATTAGATGGCTTTTTTACGTATTTGATTTAGGCTCTTGATTTTGAAGGTTGCACCATTGGATTAATCTATTTTCAGGAATTTATTTTgatcttttggcatttttccgtatttttcttttgaagagGGGGATATGTATCAGTAGTGAGGGGAAAAACAAAGCCATGAATACCATCTACCTTTGAAGTGGCTGTATTAGCAGGATGTAAATCTTTGGTGTTTGTGGCTAAATAGAGATGCTATTAGTACGTCACAAGAAATTCTGGACTTCTCCAGATTTACCATAGTATACCCTAATTTTTtgattttggattgtattaagcCAACTGCGTTGCGTAATTCGTTTCTCTTATTCTAAAGGCAGCTAGtgctttttgttttcattttgtcGAGCAGTGAATCTGATTTTTCTGTGTTGTAATGTATCATGTTGTTGTTAAAGTCGCCCCGTACCTTAAAGTAGAAATAACTGTCTTTTTCATGCTTGCCAGTGCTATACTTGAGTTGTGAACTTTACGGGTGTAAACAGTAATTGTTAATTTAAATCAATTCTGAAACTTTAAATATGTTGTTTCTAAAAGATGACATTTTCTATGGCTGTGAATTACTTGTCTATTCATATAGTTATCTGAAGCCCTTGCCTTCTTTTCTTGTTAAGCTTAGCAAATAAGATCAGGTCCTGTGATGACATTGCCTTATTTTGTTGATATTTTTCTCTCTGCATTTGGAAAGCATAATCATTTAGTTTGTACTTCTACTTTTGAGCTTTTTGGCTTAAGTGGCCATACTCACAAAAGTAGCCATCTTGTTAGGCACTTCTTTTCTACATTGGTTGCAAAGGATAATGGAATATTTTACCTTTAAGCAGAAAAAATCCCTTCTGCTTTCTGTGTTCCCCCAATTTGTTTTTGTCTCCTGAATAATCAATGTCCTTTTCAAAGCCTTGGCGAACAGTAATTAACATCCCCAACTTCCCCACCTCACTGACATCTTCAGAAACATATCTAAAGCACAAAACCTTGTTGGACTCTTCAAGCATTCTTGAGCTTCAAAACTGATACCTTAAACATCAATTGGGATAGACTCGTATATGATATTTCTTGTGTTTATGTCTTGCAGACTGAGAATCTTAGTTCAAGTGTCCAGCCAGGTTTATCTATTGACTTGCTAACTAAACTGGATTTATTGATTGGACTCTAGGgttcttttcattttatttttgttgctAAGTGTTGAGGGATTATCATATAAAAATTGAGTTTGTGGAGAATGCTAATGAAATTTTCTGAGCTGTAGCATTTTGTGTGAGTGGTTCAGGTCGCAATTACTTGCTAGTTCACCTTTGTTTTGTTACATGGATATGTGTTATGAGGTGTTAAAGCTGGGTATTGGATAATCATTTCTTTGAATAAAGATGTCACACAAAAGAGCTGTGGAGTTGATCCCACAGCAATAGGTATCGGATAATCATTTCTTTGAATAAAGTTATCAAAGAGGATAATCATTTCTTTGAATAAAGTTATCAAACATAAAAGCTGTGGAGTTGATCCCACAATCAATGGTACTCTTGTTGGGATGTTAGTGAGGTAGGGTTACAAGCTTGAATGATAACACATTAGCTTTCATAACAAGCCTGGCAAGCATTGAGTTGAGGATAACACGTTAATTCCTGCCGATTTCCCAAGTGATCTTCTCCACAATGGTTATGGACTTCTGAAATGAAGCCTTAGTTCTTTTCAATCCTAAAATCAACGATGCATGagttgattttatttttattttttggcccAGATTTCCATTTTGGTAGTTATTAAAACTAGACAATGGGAGAGGTTGAGGTGAACTTGTCATTCTCCCACAACTTTGTGAGCCTTGAGAACAAGAGGAACCTAGTCCTAATGTTCCTGCAAGATTTATATTCCCAGCCCTGGCGTCTTGCCATGTGAACAATTCCTGAGAAAGGTTTAGTCTTAACAGGGAAGGTTATATCCTTttacttttctattttttggtagtAATTTTTCCATGTCAATTAGTCAAGCATTTGAGCTTATGGCGGATTTATGCGTGAGACTAGCATGAAGCCCTACTCTATACCATTGTCCTGTAGAATTTCTGTTTTTGTATTGTTGATTGGGATCATGTTTATGAAATTGGTTCCTTTTTCTGCAGCAACGGTCACAAGTTCCAAAGTTTGGCAATTGGGAAAGCGAGGAAGATGTGCCTTACACTGTCTACTTTGATAATGCCAGGAAGGGCAAGAAAGGTAGCAAAATGAATACAAATGATCCGCAAGAGGATCTGGATGCTGAAACAAAGGGCCAAAAAAGACCAGAGGCAGCCAGGGCAAAGCATGTGCGACGCACTAGCCGAGAAGATGGTGACCTGAGGAAATCAATCGACTCTCCCTTGCACTCTGATGCCATGAGTCAGAAATCTGCAAATGAATCACCTCATCATAAGCAAGGTGGTTTAAAACATGGGAGTAGAAAACCAGAGTCAGAAGGATCGAAGGGAACTGACACAGTAAGACCAAGGCATGAAAGTCGAGAAGAAGGTGATTTGAGGAGGCCAACTGATTCTCCATTGCGGAATGAGACCGGAAACCGTAGAACTAGTCATGATTCTCCACATCATCGTCATGGTGGCCTGAGTGCTGGTGAAACACCTAAGAGGGTTGCTAGGCAAAGTGTGGGGTCTGATCGCAGCATTGACCAGTCTCCGCTACATCCACACTCTCAGGTAAGGACTGGTGGCAGAGGCAGTGGAGTTTCTTCTCCATCTTGGGAAAGAAAAGGCTCCTCAGAAGGTGGCCTTGGTTTGGCTCCTTCCACTCCTGGGGGATCGCGGTTAAAATCAGTAACACGAGGCGATGAAACTGTATGCCATTCTTAAACTTTCTGTGGTAACATCTCTGAAAATGATCATGCATACCGACACACAATTTCATCCTATTTTTTTTGCAACTTACAGTTGTTTCTGGGAACGAAAGTTTAGTCTTACCATGTTTTCATCAATCAAATACTGATTCTTGGAGGTAGCTGGATGGTAGAGAAAATATTGGAATTTAGACTAATCCGCCTAGTTACATTGTGTATTCTTTTCCATGTTAACAATTTAACAGCATTACGCTTCTATCAAATATTATTGTCTTAAGTGAAcctttttggcattttatttGCTATGGTTTCTTCCCCAGTTTTAGTTCTGTTTCTCTATCAGTcaattttttctctcttcttaaCTTTCGGGTTGATGTGGCAGCCTGATCACAGCCCTGCTGTTCCCAAATTCGGCGATTGGGATGAGACTGATCCTGCATCAGCAGAAGGATACACTCACATATTTAACAAAGTGCGAGAGGAGAGACACAGTGGAGCTGGAAAAGTACCTGTTATGCCGACAGAATCATCTTACTCCAATGGTCAGAAACGAATTGGAAATGACAATTCGAAGGTAGTTGAAG
It contains:
- the LOC113765298 gene encoding RPM1-interacting protein 4-like, whose product is MAQRSQVPKFGNWESEEDVPYTVYFDNARKGKKGSKMNTNDPQEDLDAETKGQKRPEAARAKHVRRTSREDGDLRKSIDSPLHSDAMSQKSANESPHHKQGGLKHGSRKPESEGSKGTDTVRPRHESREEGDLRRPTDSPLRNETGNRRTSHDSPHHRHGGLSAGETPKRVARQSVGSDRSIDQSPLHPHSQVRTGGRGSGVSSPSWERKGSSEGGLGLAPSTPGGSRLKSVTRGDETPDHSPAVPKFGDWDETDPASAEGYTHIFNKVREERHSGAGKVPVMPTESSYSNGQKRIGNDNSKCCWCFPCGR